A region of the Candidatus Bathyarchaeota archaeon genome:
TGCATCGGTTAGCATAATGAGTTTGCCAAACTTTTTTGCACAGTTGTTGTAGGGGCACACGAGGCTCCTTGGATTATGCATATTCTTGCCTTCTAATTAAGTTCGTCAATATATATTAAGTATTAAGATTTAATAAGTATTTCTGTTGATTTGTTCAACACTAAAACAGTTTAACTGTTCAACACAAATGAAGATGATGTGATGAAGCAAGCTCTCAGCTACGCGAACCCCTGAGGCGGAGATTCGTTGGAGAAATGGTAATCAATGGTGTGAGCTTTTAGAATTTCGTGTTGGGAATATGTCGTTCTAGGAAATAAATGGTATATTAAGGCTTCAGATAAGACTAGAGATGAGGCTCACAATAATGAATTCAGAGGCTAAAGAACTCAACAAATTGTTATGTAAAAACTGTAATGAAAAGAATTATGAAAACTGTCAATCGTGTAAGGTCTACCTTTTAATCAACTCTTTAGCTTCCTAGGTACTGAAAGAGAAGGGAGAAAGCGTTTAGAGCTGCAGAGAGGTCCTTCACCCTCCTTCCTCTCTCAGCGATGACATTAATATAACAACGCACAAAGATTCTTTGTATTTTTTTCCGTGATTAGCCTAATGGTGTGATAGGTGAGATTCTAATCCGTCAAATTCTTACAAAAGATAAGTTTATCAATCAGTTTTAAAAGAAGGCAGCAATTGATGTATCTTCGAGTCTGTCAAACGTTAAGTGAATCGTCATGATTGGAATACCAGAGTTTATAGTGCTAGCAGTTACTTCTATTATCGCTGTGATGGAACCCCCTAGCACTATCGCGATCTATCTCACCTTGACGAAAGATATGAAGGAGAGTCAACGTCGCCGAATTATTGCAAAGTCTATGCAGATATCTTTTCTAGTTCTATTGTTCTTCGCCTTGACAGGCCAGTTTCTCTTTTCAATATTTAACATTACGATCGCCTCCTTCAGAATAGCAGGAGGCATCTTACTAGTCACCGTTGCTTTCAGAATGCTTAATCCTAGAAAAAGCGAATACTCTCAAGAGGAACTTGAGGACATCGCCATAGTTCCGCTTGCGTTCCCTCTCACTGCAGGCCCTGGCACAATCACTACAGTGATTCTTCTTGTCTCCGAGGCGGATAGTCTGTTGCAGGGTTCTCTTGTTCTTGTGGCAATTGCAGTGGGAATAGCTGTATCATACGTGGGGATGAAGTATGCTTCTAAGATAAGTGGACTTGTAGGCGGTGAGGGGCTTCGCGTTGTTACGAAACTCATGGCCATACTCGTCTTGGCTATTGCAGTGCAATTTGTGATAAGTGGTATCACCGAGGCTATACCTCAAATTCTAAGCTAGAAGTATCATTGTGCCCCGCACTCGTATTTCAAACGGTTGAAAAAGCTCTGCTCCACATATTCAAGATCAATAGGCGATTTTTTTTTGGAATTGACCCAGCGAACCCCTTACATCAGAGGTTCATCGTGTATAGATTTAAATTGGAAAGCACTTCCAACCAAAATTGTAATATTTATGAGATAGGGTAAACTTGTTAATCTCTCATGATAGTATTTGGAGAAGATGAGTCTTGTCGCTCGAGAAAATCGCATCAAAGTATGAAAAGCTGAGGGTTCAGTTTTCAGAGCAACGCTACAATCAAGATGCTGGGTTGCCGTACGACAGAAATATGATGAAGAAGCTTTCGGAACGGCTCACAGAAGTTAGCCTCGAGTTTCTTGAGAATTTTGTGGAACCGCGAAGCATGTACCTAGCTTCGATAGCAACTATTGCGGATGCTGAGAAACTGGAGACGGAACTCGATCTCCACGATCAACGGATGGAGAAGATATCTACCGAGAAGTATAGAATCGCAGGTCGCAAGGTGAATTGGGGAAACTGGCGGCAATTCAACTCTAGGACGAATGATTACATGAAACGGAAGGAGGTATTCGACGATTTCATTGCGAAGGCTCCCGACATAGCCTTTCTCGTCGAGAAGCGGATGGGCATCTCAAATGATGTGTACGAGAGGTATAACCTTACTCCTCTGGATAGTTATTTGGAGTTTGAAGGCATAAGATACGATGAGTTGCGGGATTTGCTCATTAGGTTAGGGGATGGAGCTAAAGACACGTTCTTGGCTGCGGCTGAACATTTCGCAACCGAGGTTTTGGGCAAGAAGAAAACGGAATATTATGATGATTATTATACTTGGAGAGGCCGCATATACCAACCATTGAATAAGTATTTTGAGAAGATAGACGCCTTAGATGAGGTCAGGAGTTTTCTTGTAGCCTTCGGATTTAACCCTTCCAAAATCATTGTAGACGCTGAAGACCGCGAGAAGAAGAGCCCCAGTGCTTTCTGCTTTGGAATCCAGATTCCTAACGATGTCCGAGTTTGCTTCCGCAAAGTATCACCCTTTACGGATTTTGGAAGTGTCTTCCATGAGTTCGGGCATGGTATCCATGGTGTATGCGCTAATCCAGATGATTCTGTGTGGAAACGCTATGTTGTCCCTATGGGTGTGGCTGAAACCTTCAGCATCCTTATTGAGAGCATGCTTGACACTCCGCTATTTCTCAAGCAAGAATTGAAACTAGCGGACAGCGTCGTCAATGAAATCATTGATCGTAGAAGATTCATGGAGCTGGCGTTCCTAACATTCTACGCGGCGAACGGCATCATGAAGATGGAGTTCTGGAAGAAGGGTTACAGCATCGAAGAAGCTGCAAAGCGGTGGCAAGAACTCACTAAGCGATTTTTCATCGAGGTTCCTGGGAACTATTGGTTGCTTCATCACGTAATGCCCAGCTACGACATGTATTCGCCGAGCTACGTGATCGCTTCTATGAGGGTTGCAGCAGTCAGAGAAAGATTAAGGCAGGACTATGGTGATGTGTGGTGGAAAAATTCGGATGCTGGAAATTTTGTGAGGGATCTCGCTGAGATGAGGGGAGAATTTGATGTTAAAGCGTGGAAACTTGACGCCGAGAGTTACCTTGAGGAAGCACGGGCCCTCAGCTTCCTCTAGCCGCAATCAAGTTTCTTCTTTTTCGTAATTTGTTGCGACATCGACTCAACAATATTTTAATATGTAACTGGTCTGTAGGCTCACTATGCATGAATGGGCTTTGGCGGAAGCAGTGGTCTCTACTACCCTCAAAATAGCGGAAGAAAAGGGGCTAAAAGAGATAATTGAACTTAAAATCAAAATCGGTGAATTACAGCAGATAGATCAAGAGATATTCGAGTTCGCTTTATCTCAACTTCGGTCTCCCATGCTCAAAAACGCCAAATTTAGTTTGGAGACCGTAAAGGCTGAATTAAAGTGCAGAGTTTGTAATCATAAATGGAAGTTTAGCACGAAGAACATGGACGAAGACGTGTCAGAGTTCATTCACTTTGTCCCAGAAATCGCTCACACATACCTGAAATGTCCCAAATGCGGGAGCCCAGACTTCGAGATTCTGATGGGACGTGGGGTTTGGCTGGACTCTATAAAAGGGGTGAAATAATCTATGGTTGACCCCAGACTAAACATCATTAATGAAAGACTGGCAAAAATAAGGAAGATAATAGCGGTCTCCAGCGGCAAAGGAGGAGTGGGCAAGAGCATGATCGCATCCACTTTGGCACTCGCCTTATCAAGAAGAGGCTACAAAGTGGGTCTGCTGGACCTAGACTTCTCCTGTCCCTCCACACACGTAATACTAAACATCAAGGGGCTTTATCCAGAGGAGGAGAAGGGAATTATTCCGCCTGAAGCTCACGGCCTAAGATACATGTCGATTATTTACTATGCCCGTGACGAACCTTCACCGCTAAGAGGCGTTGACATCTCCAACGCGATAATAGAACTATTCGCTATAACTCAGTGGGGCTCGCTGGATTTTCTGGTCATCGATATGCCTCCAGGCATCGGAGACGCGACCTTGGACATGATCAGATTCGTCAAGGGAATCAACTTTCTCATAGTGACAACTCCTTCCAAGGTAGCGTTTGAAACAGTCAGAAAACTGATGCAACTGTTAAAGGACTTGAAGGTGCCCATCCTAGGCGTCGTCGAGAACATGAAGATGAGGGATTCGCCGTTCATCCGAGAGCAGGTTGAAAGGCTTGGTGTACCTTTTTTGGGGGAGATAAAATTCGACTATATGCTTGAAGACTCGATGGGGGATGTAAAGAAGCTATTGGAAACCGAGTTCGTGCAAAGCGTGGAAGAAATAGTTTCAAAGAAACTCTGAAACATTATTTTATGGCGCGGCGGGTGGGATTCGAACACACATACCCCATTTGGGACGAATCTTGAGTTCTTACTATTAGCTACCAAGCTTGCCAAGCTAGCCAAATCATTTTTACGTCTTTTTCGGCGATTATTTGATGTATACTATTTCTTGGGATGTATATCACAGTTTCAGGCTTTATTTCGAATGTTTCCTCTCCCACAATTGCTTTTCCTTTTCCTTCCAGAATGATAAAGCTCTGAGGCCACGGATCTTTCTCTTTCTCCTTGTTTAGAATCTCTCCGCGTTTAACAAGAATCCAGCTGTACCGTATTCCATTCCAATATACCAACGGAATTGGGTGTGCCCCATGAGCATAACCAGCTAGTTCGAGATTGAGATTCTTGACTTTGATTTTTCCAGGAGTAAAGAAATAGGTTAGGAGTGCTTTCCCTGTTTCCCAAATCTCTTTTGAGCGTTCTTTAGTGTAAATTTCGAATTCTATGGGTCTCACTTCATCTGCTCTGCCTCTACCGGCAAGCGCGAAGGCATCTGCCTTTCCTTCAGCAATACTTTCCAGCACTCTTCTCTTCATCACTATCTTACCGTCAGGTTTCACTGAGCCTTCAAGAACCTTAATTCCTTCTCCCAAAACTAATGTTGCGGATTCACCTGTGTCGGAAAGTTCCACACAAACCCGGATTTCACTGTCCTCCGTCTTGATCAAGTCCATGTACAGCGAGGCATCCTTCGATAATTTCTTTATGATCTGTAGGCACTTATTCATGATATCGCCCTGACCTGATTCGTGTGTTCATTTTTTGTAAAGCTTGGTGCAGGGGATGGGATTTGAACCCATGTACCCCTTCGGGACGGGATCTTGAGTCCCGCGCATAAAGTCCCTCTATGAGGATTGACCAAGCTCTGCTACCCCTGCACCATCTCACAAACTACCATCTCGCTTCTATTATTTTTTTCCAACACCACGACTAAGACTAGTCAGCAGAACAAGTTAAAATTCTTGAAAACGACCATCCAACCAGTGTCCACCTGCACACGCCCGCACCAAACCACAACAATTATAAACACAAACTATCACTCACACAACATCCATCAGAAAAGAGGGGAGCTAGGGGCAAAACCCAGCTGAGAGGACGGCAAAACGCGTCGTCGACCCTTAGAACCTGATCCAGATAATACTGGCGGAGGGAAAAAATGAAAAATAACACTAATTCTCAAACTGTAAGTGCCCAACCTAGAGCTACTATAAAATTGGCCATGACAGCAGTGATGTCCGCATTAATCGCAGTAACCACCGTAACAGCTATACCCATGCCCCCCCCACTCTCCACCATAACGCTAGCCCCGATAGTGATATTCGTAGCGGGCATACTCATGGGCCCAATCCCAGCCCTAATCTCCTCTATCATTGGATCTGGACTCGGTTTCCTCGGAGGAGCAACTATAGGATCGATAAGCGTGCCTCCAGGGTTTATGGGTGTATTCCTTTTAGGAATTGTCGTCGCTAGAGGACCAATGGGCTTCACTGTAGGTCTGCTTAGAAAGACGGATGAGGTGGCAGCTATGACGGCGGGCGTGTTAGTGGAGACTGCAATTTTCTTCTTTATGGATTGGTATCTATTCGGTTTTGAAGTGGCTCTAATAGTTCTGGGAACACTCATCGATCTAGTATTTGTACCCTTTGGCTACCTTGTTCTCAAGGCAGTCAAAAAGATGTGGGATGTTACTACATTGGAGTAGTAATGATGCAGAGGGATGCTTGGTACTTTCAAGAGGACATCGTCAAGACTTATGAGTCTTATTATCAGAAGAAGTATAAAAGAGCGGACGAATTAGAGAAGGCTCTGTTGAAAAAGCTGTTAGACACGCTGGGACCGACAGAAACTTTACTTGAAGTAGGTTGTGGTACAAGTCATTTCACAAGATGGTTCGAATCCTTAGGTTTAAAGTGCTATGGATTCGATTTATCCGATTTGATGTTGAAGGAGGCTAAGAGCCTATGGCCTGAGGGAGACCTATTGCGCGGTGAATCTTCCTTTTTACCTTTCCAAAATAATTCCTTCGACATCGTAGCCTATGTAGCCTGCATGATATACATGCTTAATCCTGTAAAAGTCATACGCGAAGCGTCGAGAGTCGCTCGTAAAGGGATAATCTTCGGATTGATAAACAAGTGGAGTCTACCCACCTTAAGAAGGATCATTCAAGTAAAAATGGGAAAAAACCCTTATTACAAAAACGCCAAGTTTTATTCAATCAACGGCATGAAACGGACGTTAAAGGACGCCCTCGACGACAAGTATATAATACCCTATTGGAGCACAACGGTCTTTCCCAAGATTTTTGGAAAGGTACAGTCCTCCTTTTTTCCCTTTGGCGCATTCGTAGGAATAGCTGTCAAATTGGGGGAAAAACTTGATTAACCTATCTAAAGTTGGAAAGTTCTCTCCAGATCTAATGGAAAAAATCGTATATCAAAGGTTAGGAAGAAAAAGACCAGAAATTCTCGTAGGCCCAAATCATGGACTTGACAATGCCGTAATTCAGTTAGGATACAACCAGGTTTTAGTGGTCACATCAGATCCATTATCAGTCATCCCTGTTCTTGGCTTGCAAGATTCCGCTTGGCTCTCCGTACACCTACTATCCTCAGATATAAGCACTTGCGGGTTTCCGCCACAATTCATTATGGCCAACTTTAGCCTTCCTCCACACATGAAAGACGAAGAGTTCGAGGAATATTGGGACGCCTTTCACAGAGAGTGCGACAAACTGAGCATCGCTATTCTAGGAGGACACACCGGTAGATATGCGGGATGCGACTACACAATTATAGGCGGAGGGGTCATGATGACCTTGGCTCCAGAAGACCGCTACCTGTCCAGCAGCATGGCAAGGCCAGGAGACCTGGTAATCATGACGAAGGGAGTAGCCATAGCAACTACCGGAATACTGGCGAAGACGTTTCCTAGAACCGTTGAAAGCGCGTATGGGGCGTCCTTCCTTAAGAGCGCGCAATCGCATTTTTATCAATTTAGCGTAGTCAAGGATGCTTTGACCGCTGCCTCAGTAGGCTTAAGAGATGAGGGAGTCACAGCTATGCATGATGTAACTGAGGGTGGGCTACTGGGGGCTATATATGAGCTTGCAGAAGCTTCTAAAGTAGGTATACAGATCGACCTTTCTAATGCTATAATGACTCAAGAAGCGAAGCTTATTTGTGATTTATTTGACTTGGACCCCTATATGACGTTAAGCGAAGGGACTCTACTGATCACTACGAAGTCAGAGAAGGCTCAAGAAGTTCTCAAGGCTCTACAGTCAAGTGGGATTAAGGCTAAGATCATTGGAAAAATAATGAGAAAACAACATGGAAGATGGATAGAAAAAAATGGAGAACACCAACGGTTAAGAAAGCCAACCACCGACCCCTATTGGGAGGCGTATTGGAAAGCTCGTCAAAAGGGTTGGAAGTGATTCGTTGAAAAGATTACAAGGTTTGTATCTTGTGGTTGACCCAACAATGCCTCACCGTAGGCTACTTGACGTAGTTGAGAAAGCCTTGAAAGGAGGGGTTGCCATACTGCAGCTTTGGGCAGCTTGGCAGAAAAAGTCTAAACCTTTGGAACTGGCTAAGAAATTACTAAATTTGGTAAATGGTTACAATGTGCCGCTAATCATAAACAACGATATACAACTGGCAAAAGAAGTTGAAGCGCACGGGGTACATATGGATAGATATAACGTCGTCCCAGCGGATGTAAGGAAAGCGCTCGGTGAGCAAAGCATAGTAGGCTACACTGTGGGCAATGACTTGGAAAGAGTCAAATGGGCTGAAACTGTTGGAGCGGATTACGTGTCTTTCTGCGCTGTCTTTCCAACCACATCCGTCACTCAATGCGAGATAATACCTCTTAGCACCATAAGATTGGCTAAATCCTTAACCCATCTACCAGTGTTCGCATCAGGGGGCATAAATCTAAGCAACGCTCACCTAGTCCTTGAGACTGGGGTGGATGGAATCGCCGTTATATCGTCTATACTCAAAGCTCAGAACCCAGAAAAAGCTGCAGAATCCTTCAAGAAGATCATTAATGAATATAAAGACAAAATCAAGTAGAATTCATTTTTTTGATTTCACAAACTCATCTAAACCCTTCTGTTTTCTCTCTGTCCTTCGCACCCGGATTTCCTCACCCACGCTTATGCGCATCCCATCCGAAGCCACTGTGGTAGGAACTCCAGTTCTCTGCTCGATTGATTTCGCCTCGCGATAAGGCCCACTAAAGATCATCTGCATTCCGAAGTGTGTCATCACAACCATCTCCGGACCCGCTTCCTCTACAATTTTGATTGCATCATCAGTGGTCATGTGTCCTTTCCAAGGCTTTCCAGAAGGTCTCATAACACACAACAACAGGAGTCGAACACCTTCATACTGTTTTCCAACGCCCTCGAAGAACTCGGTATCAGAGCTGTAAGCGATGTCTCCGAAATCTTTGTTTTCTAGTCGAAATCCCACGGTGTCTGGATCCGTGTGTCTGGCCTCAGTGGTTATTATTTTCATGTCGCTAATGTTGAAAGTAACACCTGGTTTCAACTCTATCACTTTCTCGGGCATCTGCTGATGATATTTTGAAATCACCGGTCCACACACTTCATTGCCAAATAGGACGCTGCGGGATGTGGCTAAGATTCCTCTTCTTCTAGTCGTTCCTTGGGTCATGGCTTCGATGAGAACTTCTGCGTCAGTGTAATGGTCTGGATGACTGTGGGAAACCAGTATTGCTCGGATTTTTTGAGGGTTTAACCCCATGTTTAGAGAGTGTACGAGAGCGCCTGGTCCTGGGTCTAGGTGTATGTTTAGTTTTTCGGAGAGTATGCGGATTCCGGCGGTTCTCCGTTTCTGGGTGATTGTTGTGAATCTTCCGCCTCCGGTTCCTAGGAAGATGAGTTCGAGTTGGGGCATTTTTATCTCTCTGGGATTTAGACTTGTTATTTGGGTTTGTGACGATTTTTTTGTTTTCTGTTCTGTGTGAGTTAGAGTACGGGTGTTTAGATAT
Encoded here:
- the thiE gene encoding thiamine phosphate synthase, with translation MPHRRLLDVVEKALKGGVAILQLWAAWQKKSKPLELAKKLLNLVNGYNVPLIINNDIQLAKEVEAHGVHMDRYNVVPADVRKALGEQSIVGYTVGNDLERVKWAETVGADYVSFCAVFPTTSVTQCEIIPLSTIRLAKSLTHLPVFASGGINLSNAHLVLETGVDGIAVISSILKAQNPEKAAESFKKIINEYKDKIK
- a CDS encoding class I SAM-dependent methyltransferase, whose product is MQRDAWYFQEDIVKTYESYYQKKYKRADELEKALLKKLLDTLGPTETLLEVGCGTSHFTRWFESLGLKCYGFDLSDLMLKEAKSLWPEGDLLRGESSFLPFQNNSFDIVAYVACMIYMLNPVKVIREASRVARKGIIFGLINKWSLPTLRRIIQVKMGKNPYYKNAKFYSINGMKRTLKDALDDKYIIPYWSTTVFPKIFGKVQSSFFPFGAFVGIAVKLGEKLD
- a CDS encoding NAAT family transporter, which translates into the protein MIGIPEFIVLAVTSIIAVMEPPSTIAIYLTLTKDMKESQRRRIIAKSMQISFLVLLFFALTGQFLFSIFNITIASFRIAGGILLVTVAFRMLNPRKSEYSQEELEDIAIVPLAFPLTAGPGTITTVILLVSEADSLLQGSLVLVAIAVGIAVSYVGMKYASKISGLVGGEGLRVVTKLMAILVLAIAVQFVISGITEAIPQILS
- a CDS encoding MBL fold metallo-hydrolase, which codes for MPQLELIFLGTGGGRFTTITQKRRTAGIRILSEKLNIHLDPGPGALVHSLNMGLNPQKIRAILVSHSHPDHYTDAEVLIEAMTQGTTRRRGILATSRSVLFGNEVCGPVISKYHQQMPEKVIELKPGVTFNISDMKIITTEARHTDPDTVGFRLENKDFGDIAYSSDTEFFEGVGKQYEGVRLLLLCVMRPSGKPWKGHMTTDDAIKIVEEAGPEMVVMTHFGMQMIFSGPYREAKSIEQRTGVPTTVASDGMRISVGEEIRVRRTERKQKGLDEFVKSKK
- the hypA gene encoding hydrogenase nickel incorporation protein HypA encodes the protein MHEWALAEAVVSTTLKIAEEKGLKEIIELKIKIGELQQIDQEIFEFALSQLRSPMLKNAKFSLETVKAELKCRVCNHKWKFSTKNMDEDVSEFIHFVPEIAHTYLKCPKCGSPDFEILMGRGVWLDSIKGVK
- a CDS encoding ATP-binding protein; translated protein: MVDPRLNIINERLAKIRKIIAVSSGKGGVGKSMIASTLALALSRRGYKVGLLDLDFSCPSTHVILNIKGLYPEEEKGIIPPEAHGLRYMSIIYYARDEPSPLRGVDISNAIIELFAITQWGSLDFLVIDMPPGIGDATLDMIRFVKGINFLIVTTPSKVAFETVRKLMQLLKDLKVPILGVVENMKMRDSPFIREQVERLGVPFLGEIKFDYMLEDSMGDVKKLLETEFVQSVEEIVSKKL
- a CDS encoding cupin domain-containing protein; translation: MNKCLQIIKKLSKDASLYMDLIKTEDSEIRVCVELSDTGESATLVLGEGIKVLEGSVKPDGKIVMKRRVLESIAEGKADAFALAGRGRADEVRPIEFEIYTKERSKEIWETGKALLTYFFTPGKIKVKNLNLELAGYAHGAHPIPLVYWNGIRYSWILVKRGEILNKEKEKDPWPQSFIILEGKGKAIVGEETFEIKPETVIYIPRNSIHQIIAEKDVKMIWLAWQAW